DNA from Dromaius novaehollandiae isolate bDroNov1 chromosome 12, bDroNov1.hap1, whole genome shotgun sequence:
agcggggccgggcgcaggAGCCGGGGAGCGGGAAAACACAACGAGGCAGCAAATGGTGCCCGGCGCTATCAGTTGCTATCAGTTGCTACCAAGTAGGAGCGCTTTTATGGCTCCTTTTCGTTTCTCCCTGCAGTTCGGTGCCAAGCAAGCAGATAAACGAAGGGGTGGCAGCTGCTGCCACGAGCCGCAGGTGCTGGCCCCGGCTTGCTGCTGCGCAGCCCAGGGAAGCCCCCGGAGCGCGAAGCCGCCGCTTCCTGGAGCAGCTGGGGACACACGGGCTCCCAGCAAACCCTGGCGGAGGTGGAGGCGGGGAAGGGCGAGGGTCGGGCCCCCATGTGGGGTTTCGGCCGCTGGGTTGCGATGCTTCATATCCATCCGTGcagggtgggagaggaggggtgGCCCCCGGCGGTGGGGTGCCGGGGCGAGCCGGGGATGCTGTGCATGACCCGTCGGTCATGGAACCAGGTCGCGCTGACCCCGGCGAGAGCCGGGATGGCCACGGGCTGCCTCCCAGCCGTCGAGAAGGGGCAAGAACAAGTCGCTCCAGCCCTGCGGGCAGCGATCCCTGCGCCTCACCTCCTGGGATACATACCAGCAGCTCCTTTGGGggctgtccccatcccagtggTGGCCAGGGCCCTTGGTCACCCCGCTCTGCCCTGCCTCGCACCTGGCCGCCATGCGTGGGCCAGAGACCAGTTAGCCCAGTTCGTGAACCCCACTGCCGTGGCCGGGCGGCTGCTCCCTGTGTCACTGCAGGCCTGAGGCCAGGTGTGATTCAGAAATGCTCCAAACCTAGCGGAGATACCCGCTGTGCCAGGCAGCGTAAAGGGTTTGGCGGGGCTCATCCACCTGCCGGGGAACTTTGGAACAAGATAACGGCAAAGTCGGCTCATGCTGAGGGAGAGTAGGGCAGTCCACAGGGCACAGCGCACCCACTTCCCGCAGGTAAACAGGGGTCGGAGAGCGTGGAAAATACCCCGGCGCAGCGGCCGGAGGCTGCGGGCAACCTCGGCTCGCCCTGGCcgcagtcactgctgctgggctgtgctggggctgcagcggggccccTGTGGGAGCTCCTGGGGATGCAGGAGGGTGGCGGGGGGCCCCGAGCAGTGCCCAGCCGGGGGAGAGCCGAGGAGGTCTCGGCATGTTATGGCCATGCCGGGGCAGCAGGGTCTGGCAATGGGCTGTGCCCGGGGACAAGCAGCCACCGTGGTGGGCCCCCCTGCACGGCGCTGGGGCTCCCTGCATCCTCTTGCACCGCTGCAGCTGGGGAGCTGAGGCTGGCCCGGCCGCAGGGTGTCAGGGACAGGGTGGGGTTGGGGACAGCAGTGGTGGCCCCAGCCCCCCGGGGCCAGCTGCCCAGCGCGATGGGGtgccggggaggccgggcagcATCCGTGCGCCCGCCCAGGCTGGGGAAGGGAGGACCTGCTCAGCAGGGCacgcagcagggcaggggcgaggGAGCGGTGTCTCAAAGATCACAGGCAGCTATTAATAGGAGGGAGCAGGGTACGCACCCGCCTGACGGCATCCGACGGCCTGGGCACAGCAGGTAGGAGGGATGGGGGGGCGCTGGGGTCGGCACCCTGCTCCAGCGGCTCGCGGCCGTTCACAGAGGGGTGAGCATCCTTGGGACTGACCGggtgcagcctggcaggacaacGGCACCTCTCAGCCCTGATCTGGGATGAGGCAGAGCCGTGGAGCCCCCTCAGCCCTGTGGTGCTGTCACGGGGAAGGACCCCCCACCCTGCCAAGGGAGAGACCCTGACCCAGCACTGCCCCTCCATGCACGTTGCAGTGCACGCAGACGCGGGGGAGCTGGGGTGGCGGGTGGGAAAAGCAGTGCTGCTGGGCTCTCCGGGGCACAGCACGGTGCTCAGAGCAAGAGTGGGCGAGAGCGGGGCACGCGTGCCTCCCCCCACCTCGGCGCCGGCACCCGGCTGGCCTCCCCGTCAGGCACAGCCCCCTGGGCAGGCCCGGCACCGGCAGTGGACCAGCAAGTCAGTGACGCTCACCGGGGCTTAAAATTCCTGCTCCCCTCATGTGTAAAGGGACAAAGTCTGCAGGCAGGGGCCGCGGGGCTCTGCGGCAGTCCCAGCCCTCCCCGCTCGCCGGGCACGGTAGGTGCTGGGGGGGCGTCGGGGCCGGCCAAGGCCTGgggagccgcccgccccgggagccccgctgcagagcagggagcaggcagcccagctgcagcatcGCCTGGGATCCCGTCATCCCCTGCCAGCCGCAGGGCAACCAAGCAAgaggcagccctgctgctttccagtgtgagctgctgctgcttcaaggCTTCCCAAATTCAGCTCACTCCCGGCCCTGGGGCTGGTCCTGTGCACCCAGCTGGGACGCACGGGCACAGTGCGCTGGCACACTCGGTCCAGGCCGGCTCCCAGGGGTGAGTGGTGCCGCtggaggggccctggggcaggcagggtgctGGGTCACCCCTGCAGCAGGGACGGGGCTTAGCTGTCCCTCGTGTCCCCTGCAGTGGGCCGGAGTGTGGGTGGTCATGACGGGGGAGACGGTGCTGAGCCGCCGGCCCGGCGCGTCCCGCGTGAGCTACAAGGTGCTGAGCGAGGCGGACCTGGAGGAGGTGGTGCAGCGGAAGCCCACCGAGCCCTCGCTCCGCAGCCGTCTCCAGAAGATAAGGTAGGGCTGTGCCATccgggctgggggggcggggatgggggccCAGGAGGACATGCCCAGACCCCATAGGGCATCGTGTGCCCCAGCCCATAGGAGCAGTGGTGCATGCCCAGGCTttcccagcagagccagctccagaGGCGAGGAGCTGGGAGAAAGCAGGGCAGGGTCCAGGCTGTGCTGTCCCTGCACTTCACCACCATGGATGCCCTGCTCCGGGCTGTCCCCATCCTCGGCACATTCCTGGCTGGAGCTGGGCACAGCTTTGGTGGTGCAAGCTTGAGGGCTGGTTCTTCCAAGCCCAAACACACTTGTCCCCCACGTCCCCTGCTTGGAGGGGTGTCACTCTGCCTTCAGGACCCACTCCTTCCCATGGGGCCAGGCCCATGAGCCCCAGCATGTCCTCCCTCTGGCCCCGTCTGGCCCCACTGCTAACTCCCTCTGTCCTCACCCTTGTCTCCCGCTCCTTCTCCCCCAAGATGCTCAGCCTCCACTGCCAAGTCCCTGCTCTTCCGGTTCCTGCCCTTCCTGCACTGGCTGCCCCGCTACCCAGTCAAGGATTGGCTCCTGGGGGACATCATCTCGGGATTCAGTGTGGGCATCATGCACCTGCCCCAGGGTGAGCAGTGTGGCACTGTCGTGGGCACCGCTGAGTCTGTTCGGGGCTCcccacagggatggggggaccaAGGGCGTGtgtgggggctgtggggccagggTCCATCCTGCTCTAACATTTCTTCCTGCTGCCCTGCATCTAGGGCTTGCCTACGcgctgctggctgggctcccGCCTGTCACAGGCCTCTACTCCTCCTTCTACCCCGTCTTCCTCTACTTCTTCTTTGGGACGTCCAGACACAACTCTGTGGGTGAGCAGGGGACGTGTGTGTTCCTACGAGgatggaggggagggggtgagaaTGAGGCAGGTGAGCCTTCATCCACGACATGGTATTGATGCACTAGCAGGCTGGGGGAGCGCTTTTTTGCCTTTACTTTGCCACACCAGTAAGATGGTTGGACAACCACAGCTGAAGCACTGCGGGTGTGCTTTGAGCTCTGCCTTGGGGCCCAGTGCCATGTGCCTCGGAGCTGGGTCCCTTGGGATGAGGTCCCCTGTCTGCATCtatcctgtccccaggcccctttgcCATCATCTCCGTCATGATTGGGAGCATGACGGACTCTCTGGTGCCCAGTGACGATTTCCTGGAGCCCGTCAACGGCACCAACGTGACAGTGGTGAATGAAGCACGGCGGGACGCTGCCAGGGTGGAGctggtggccacggtcaccatcCTGGTGGGCATCTTCCAGGTACACAGGGCCTGACCCCTCGGTGAGGAGCCGCCAAGGAAGAAATTGAAggggctgcagcactgcagcagtGCCCTGAGCCGGGCTCGTGGccctgctgctgtgagctgccgGGCTCATGCTCTCTACCTGCCACTTCTTCTTCCAGGTGGCCCTGGGCCTCCTGCAGTTTGGCTTTGTGGTGACCTATCTCTCGGACCCGCTGGTGCGTGGCTACACCACCGCCGCCTCTGTGCACGTCCTCATCTCCCAGCTCAAGTACGTCTTCGGCGTCTCCCTGGGCGAACACTCAGGGCCGCTCTCGCTGTTCCTGGTGAGTGGGGGGCACACAGCTGCCACGGGGTCCCCCCAGCTGAGTGGGGCATGCTGAGATCTCCAAAAGCCTGCCGGGGGAAGCATCTGCCTTTACTCGGGGTTATGACTAAGATCCTCCTCGTTATGGACTTGGCACTTAGAAGCCGGGGTTTGGGCTGGGGTGTCCCCAAGATGGCTGCATCCCCTCCCAGGCTTGCCTGGAGGCTGGACCTAGAGTTTTGCGCCAGGATGGGGCTGGTTGCCCCACTCGTAGCCCCCATCCAAGCCAGGGGAGGAGAAAGGGTGTCTGTGGCATTGGCCAGGTCCTTAGCCCATTgcctcctgctgcctccctactAGACGCTCATCGAAATCTGCCAGAAGTTGCCGAAGACCAACGTGGGCACCCTGGTGACGGCCATCATTGCCATGGTGGCTATCTACATCGTGAAGGAGCTCAACCACAAGTTCTCTGCTAAGCTGCCCATGCCCATCCCCATCGAGCTCATCACGGTACCAAGCTGCATGGCTCCCTGCGGGGACATGGCTGGCGGGTATCACGTCCCCAGGATGTGGCCCATCTGGGGTTGGTGTGGGTCGGACGAGGTCCCTCAGCGAGGGCGGCTCCAGGATGGTGTGTCCCCCTCCTCCTCTACACGGTCCCCACGGGGGATGCTTTGCCTCACTTCGGCCGTTCCCCCCTGCAGATCATCATCTCCACTGGTATCTCCTACGGTGTCAACCTGAACTCCAAGTTTGGCATCTCTGTGGTGGGAGACATCCCCAGCGGGTGAgtggggccggggcagcaggggcagctctgCCGGGGTGCCGTGCTGCCTGCTGGGAGCCCCTCTCCAGCTGTGTCTCCCTCTCTTGGCTGCAGGTTGAAGCCGCCCATGGGCCCTAATGTCAACTACTTTGGGCAGGTGGCGGGCAACGCGTTCGCCATTGCTGTGGTGGGCTATGCCATCTGCATCTCCTTGGGCAAGATTTTTGCCCTGAAGCATGGCTACAAAGTGGACAGCAACCAGGTGATGCTCTGATACCCAAGGCCCCTTCCCCGTGCACTAACATACGGATTTATTTCTCATGGCCCTTGGGGGAGGAGAGGCCAGCCCTGTGCTCCTGACCCCCTGCTCTGTCCTCACAGGAGCTGATAGCTCTGGGCTTCTCCAACTTTCTGGGCGGCTTTTTCCAGTGTTTCGCCATCAGCTGCTCCATGTCACGGAGCTTGGTGCAGGAGAGCACCGGAGGCAACAGCCAGGTGGGTTGGGGCCAGccgctgccagcagcaccctCAGCTCTGGCCGGCGCCACTTGCAGAGGCAGCAGGTGCCAAAGGCCTCCCCTGCCACTGCCTTGCCTGAGGGTCTGCTGGCACTGGTGCTGGAGCGGTGAGGGGCTGGAGCCAAAGGCACCAGGGCACCAAGGTGCTTGGCGCGAGCCACACTCGCCTTTCACCTCCCACTCTCCTCGCCAGTTGGCCGGTGTCATTGCGTCCCTGGTCATCTTAGTGACCATCCTGAAGATTGGGGAGCTCTTCCGGGACCTGCCCAAGGTATGGCCTATCTCCACTCACCCTGCTCCCACATCCCCAGGGCAGCTGGGCAGGGCAGCCGGGCAGGGCAGCCCCCATGGGCAGCAGCGCTCCGTGCCCTGTCCGTCCCAGCCCCGTGCAGAGCCGCGTTAGCAAAGCCCCATCCCATGGCACGTCAGCATGGGAATGCCCTGTTTGGGGCTGGGTGTAGCCGGATGCAGCTCCTGTTATGTTTGTGCTGCCCGGCATTGCAGGAGTGGGGCACGGATAAACCTCTGGGACCGGCCCTCTCCATCCTCTCAGCTCCAGAAATTTCTCTCCCAGGCCATCCTAGCTGCTATCATCATCGTTAACCTCAAGGGCATGTTCAAGCAGTTCGCCGACTTCCGCACACTCTGGAAGTCCAACAGGGTGGACCTGGTAAGGTGTGGGGACTGTATGGGGTTGTtttccccagggctggggctgctgggctgcgctggCACTGCTGGGGCAAGGCTTTCTCCATCCTCCATGAGGCTTGCATGGTGGGCCAGTGCCAGCGGGAAGGCCAGGTGCTGCTGAGCTGTGTCACCCCCTCCAGATGGTCTGGATTGTGACATTCGTGGCCACCCTCCTGCTGAACTTGGACCTGGGCCTGGGGGTCTCGGTGGCCTTTGCACTGCTCACCATCATCTTCCAGACCCAGCTGTGAGTAATCCCTGGGCAGGGGAGCAGGGGAGCTCATCCCAGGAGCCAGGGGCATGCGAGCCCAGGGGATGCACTGGGACCGCTCAGGAGGTGGCATTTGGACACTGCTTCCCAAGGGGTGGATGAAGCTATCAGCGATCTCAGCTCTTCAGTCTTCTCCCTGCAGGCCTCGGTACTCCATCCTGGGGCATATTTCTGACACAGATATCTACAGGGATGTGGCTGAATACAAGAAGGTAAAAACATTAAGGCGCTGGGGGTGTGTGAGAAGAAGTGCCTGCCTGGGCCAGGATGACCCAGGGGGTATTTTGGGGGATGTCAGGGAAGACCAGAGTTGGGGGCAGAGGAAAGGACAGTGTTCCTTGCGTCCTCAAAGGTAGCActccctccccatctcctccAGGCTCAAGAGGTCCCTGGTGTGAAGATTTTccgctcctcctccaccatctATTTTGCCAATGCGGAGCTGTACACCGATGCCCTGAAGAAGAAGGTAGGGGAGAAGCAAAGTCCCCAGGCCACTGCAGGCGGGTGCCATACCCTGGTCCCTGCTGCCCTTCCTGTGGGAGGCTTTGGTCCTGGGCATCCAGATACGCTCTGCCAGGTCCCTCTCATGCCACCATGGCCAGGTCCTGGACCAGCTCCCTGGTGGCACATGGGACCACTCAGGGTTGGGCAGCGAGAGGGAGATGGAGGCCAAGTGCCCCTGGAAGAGCTCCCATGGGCTGGCAGCAGTGGATCAGGACTGGGCTGTATCATTTCACAGAGTGGCATCAACGTGGACCGGCTgattgagaagaagaagaaggccctcaagaagctgaagaaacagcagaagcaagCTGAGAAGAAGGCAAAGAGGCAAAAGGTGCTTCCCAGGGCTGCGGCTGTCGGGGCCTTCTGCCTGGATACCCTTCTGAGCTCCAGGGTTGGGTGTCCCGGAAATCCCCATGGGTTCCTGGGAACCGCTCCCACAGCCGGCTGGGGTGTATGCTCGGGCTGAGCCATGAGGTGAGGAGCAGAGATGGAGGCAGGGCCGCAATACAGGAGCTGTGTCTGAGGTCAACAGGTGAGGCCAAGGCTGTTAACGATTATGCGGAAGAGCCAGTGAGTCACTAATAGTTGACGAGTTAATCATCAAAACAGAGAGAACAACAGCTAATGGGCCTGACTCCAGGGAAAGTCATTAGTGGGAGTCCAAGAGCCCCCATGTACTGGCAACTGGAAAAGCCAGGTCAGTGCATGGTTGTTAAAACCAGCAAACCCAGACAGGGCTGCAAATGCTGAAAGCGAGATACAGGTGGAAGTGATGCATCCGCTGCCGGACACTGTCTGCTGCCCTCTCCGTAACACAGCCAAAGCCCCTTTCCAAACCTAAAAGCACTTTAGGGAAGGAAAAATGGAGGGGGGGCACTTTCCAGCCTGCTGGCTTGGCCCAGCGTGCTGTCAGCTGCCATGCGGTGAGGCCAGGTCTCCTTCCCCCCAGGACACGGAGAATGAGTGCAATGGGCCAGGCATCACAGTGATCGAGCTGAGCCAAGGGGCAGCGGAGGGCAGCGTGCCTGCCGAGCCCACCCTGCGCTCcctggggctccctgtgcccGACTTCCACACCGTCATCCTGGACTTCAGCCCCGTCAACTTTGTGGACACCGTCTCCATAAAGATCCTGAAGAATGTAAGGGAAaggctggggggagcagggaagACGCCCACCGGCCACCTTGCAAAAAGCTTCCCAAACTCCCCATTGGAGGTGATGGGATGGTGGCTGCCTGCCCCATTTCCCATGTACGCAGGGCAGCCTGACACCTGTCCATGTGTTTGCTGCCATTTGCAGATCTTCAGGGATTTCCGTGAGATAGAAGTGGATGTTCTCATTGCTGGCTGCCCGGGTGAGGAGGCCTTGCAGGGTCATCAGCTCTCATGGGGCAAGGTCACCCCTTTGGAAGGACAAGGCTGAGTGCTTGGTGGCCCACCATGGCCCCCACATCTCCAGGCATCCCTTTTCCCAGAATTTCCCCAAGGGATGTGGCTCCTGGCTGACGTGGGGCAGCCACAGGAGCCCTGAGCCCTCGGTTGGCCCTTCCCCAGCCTGGTCCCACCAGGCTGTCATCTGGCTTGGGGACCCATCTTGAGCCCCATGGCCCCAGTGTGGTGCATCTTGTGGGGACTCTCCCCAGGGTGGTGATTGTCACCGCGGAGCGGGGAGAGGCTGGTTGGGGTGGGATGGGGGTCACGGTGCCACCGTGGTGGTCACTTCTCCCTCCATGCAGCATCCGTCATCGCCCAGCTGGAGAGAGGCAACTTATTCAGCCAGACCATCACCAAGCACCACTTCTTCGCCTCGGTGCATGACGCCGTAGTCCATGTCACCGGGCGGCAGGAAGAGGCCCTGGTAAGCACCAGCCTCCCTGCTCGCAGGGACGCAGCCATCTTCCCCTCCTTCGTGCATCTCCTGGGGGCCGTGCTGGGATTGTGTCCACCAGCTCTCACTGGAGATGCAGCTCCTTACGCAAACTCCTGGGGACCTTGCTGGGTCACACACTCCTTCCTGCTGTGGGGTCTGCGGGGCTGGGAGTGCTGGTGGAGACCCGGCGTGCTGCTTGGAGGGGTCCAGCTGGACTGACCTCTCACTGCCCCTCTCCGTAGGTGTGCTCCAGCACCAAAATGTAGCCGCGCGAGAGGAGGACGTCGGAGCCCTGCCACTGAGGGAGGTTTCCAGAGGATGCTCCAAGGCTGGTGACGCGGGACCTCCTGCCGTGGGCCTCCTCTGAAGACACGAGCTCTCCTGCTGTTGAGCACCGCTCAGGCACCCAGAGACCTCctgcccttggccagccccatcAGACGCCCAGCAAAACTGGCCAGCTACCTCAGACATGAGCCCGCCACCAGGCTGGGACGCCCTcccggtgtggggcagccctgggcctGAGCCATCACGGGGAGATGGTGCCAGTTTTTGGATccttgaggaggaggaggaggaaggccccTCACCGTACATGCCCCCGCCTGGCAGGTTGCCTGGGCTGGTGCGGGACATTTGCCCTCTGCATTGGTTGTCAGCGTGCTAAAATACCGTAGCGTTTCTGAGCGTTAATTTTAAAGCACCATGTGACCGATGAATATTTCTCAATAAACGTGTCCTCAGCCAAGCTGTGCTTTTGCCTGTTGTTGTTAATGATTGGCGCTCTCCGGCCAGAGTCTGCTTTTCCATACGAATATTATCACATGATACAGTTAGGTTGACTCTTAACTACTGTGCCCCTTTGGCCCTATTTTTGCCCCCGGTCCCAGACCCTCTTTGCACTCCTTTGGTGTCATCCGAAGACCTGTGAGGTGGCGGGAGGCCCTGGCGCTGGCAGTGTTGCTCGCGAGCAGCATGAGCAGCCGGGCGCAGGGGCCAGAGCAGCACAGGGGAGCAGGGtgcaggccccggggcaggcGGCTCCCAGCCCCGAAAAAGGTCCCACTCTGGTGCAAGCCAGCCCCTGGGCCGGGGCACTAGGCTTTGCGGCAGAGCTCGTCAGCACACGCGGCTCGGGCCCTGCTCTCACGGGCACCCGTTCTCGCACAAGGGTGCCGCTGGTTTTGCCCTTGGGGCTCCCTGGCTGCTGAGTAAGTGCTCGCGGGTGCAGGAGCCATCTCCACCCTTGCGGGCCGCTGGTGCTTGCTGGTCCCCCTCTCTGTCGCTGGTACTGACCCATATGTAGCCCCTTGGGTTGAATGACTGGCGCAtccctgctgggctcagctgggatggggggctgggaccccccccccccgcatggGGACCGCCCAGCATCC
Protein-coding regions in this window:
- the SLC26A6 gene encoding solute carrier family 26 member 6; translated protein: MTGETVLSRRPGASRVSYKVLSEADLEEVVQRKPTEPSLRSRLQKIRCSASTAKSLLFRFLPFLHWLPRYPVKDWLLGDIISGFSVGIMHLPQGLAYALLAGLPPVTGLYSSFYPVFLYFFFGTSRHNSVGPFAIISVMIGSMTDSLVPSDDFLEPVNGTNVTVVNEARRDAARVELVATVTILVGIFQVALGLLQFGFVVTYLSDPLVRGYTTAASVHVLISQLKYVFGVSLGEHSGPLSLFLTLIEICQKLPKTNVGTLVTAIIAMVAIYIVKELNHKFSAKLPMPIPIELITIIISTGISYGVNLNSKFGISVVGDIPSGLKPPMGPNVNYFGQVAGNAFAIAVVGYAICISLGKIFALKHGYKVDSNQELIALGFSNFLGGFFQCFAISCSMSRSLVQESTGGNSQLAGVIASLVILVTILKIGELFRDLPKAILAAIIIVNLKGMFKQFADFRTLWKSNRVDLMVWIVTFVATLLLNLDLGLGVSVAFALLTIIFQTQLPRYSILGHISDTDIYRDVAEYKKAQEVPGVKIFRSSSTIYFANAELYTDALKKKSGINVDRLIEKKKKALKKLKKQQKQAEKKAKRQKDTENECNGPGITVIELSQGAAEGSVPAEPTLRSLGLPVPDFHTVILDFSPVNFVDTVSIKILKNIFRDFREIEVDVLIAGCPASVIAQLERGNLFSQTITKHHFFASVHDAVVHVTGRQEEALVCSSTKM